The stretch of DNA ggagttaaccccatGCTCAAGTATActtttcgatcgggtagatgcttgATCAATATGACATGTTCCAGCTCCTCGGCCATTGATTTAGTGGCGTCGAAATCATCGGGGGATATAAAAGATCTgggaaccccataatcatcatccttATCAGTCCCATGTTTATCCGGTTGGGTCATGGACGgtgtcggtaattgctatttggcctcttgCTTTGCACCCGAAATTGATTCCTTTGACATTGTGAGTGTTGATATTGGTATCAACTCTTGGActgcaaatatttcctttgcggctggttgttctccataGATTGTTTTAATCCCTTATGGcattgggaattttaacacttggtaaAGAGTCaagggcactgccctcatgttgtggatccactgCCTCCCAAAcaaggcattgtacctcatatctcctttgatcacataaaacttggcctCCTCGATGGCCCTGACGGCATTCactggtaatgttatctcccccttagtggtttcacatgccatgttgaatccattcagAACTCGGACTGCAagcacgatttgatcttgtagaccgagttgttctatgaccctcgaccggatgatgttggccaagctacctggatcaattaacacacgcttaactcgagatttatttataagtacagatattaccaatgcattATTGTGGGGATGCACTATCCCTTCTacatcctcgtcgttgaaagacaaaGTTCCCTCTAATATATAATCATGAGTCCATTTTTctcttgtgatggatactttggtgcgctttaacatcAGCCCTTGAGGGACATCGACTCcactgatgatcatgttaatgacgtgttgaggctcttcttgttcggtctgtttgttagaatccctatttcTGAAATGactcttggctcggtcgctcaggaattctcgaaggtgttcgttgttgaataaccggtcTACCTCCTCCCTCAACTATCGGCAATCCTCttttctgtggccgtgagtgccatgatatttgcacatctggttaggatccctttgagcTGGATTGGTTTGTAGAGTTTGAGGCCATTTGGTGTCCTTGATGTGCCTGATAGCTGATACGATGGCAGCAACATAAATATTAAAGTTATATTTTGAtaacctcggtgcttctttaggcccgatagGCCTGTCGAAACCGTTCTTTCTCATAAGACCCCGAGTACTCTGacctcgatcatttctcctttTATTTCGCATATAATTCCGTCTGGACCCACTGCTTCTTCGATCTCCATTGTAAGTCTGGTATCGATCCTTGTTTGACCTCGGTTCATGGTCGATATCTCTCTTAACTCTACCGATGGATCTGgtaggataaacggacccggaaggagTCTCTAGTTGATAAtattcgactctgatttttgattgatatcagTTATGCACATCAGCCTAAGTAACAGCCGGATACTCTATCAGATTCTGATTCAACTGATGTGAGGCCACCGAGCTACGAACATTGAGTCCTTAGGTGAAATCTTGAATGACTCAATCATCAGCGACCGATGGCAGAtccatctgttccatttgaaaccgggacacaaACTCTCAGAGAATTTTGTTATCCTTctgctttactttgaaaaggtccgaatTCTTGGTTTCAACCTTAatagccccggcgtgtgctttcacgaaagaatctgTAAGCATGGAAAATgcgtcaatagaattaggaggtaagttgagATACCATATCATAtatccctttgacagggtctctccgaTTTTCTTCAGCaagacagattcgatctcatcatcctctaagtCATTCCCTTggatggcgcatgtgtaggaggtaacatgctcgtttgggtcggttgttccattttacttaggaatctcgggcacgCGGAACTTTTTAAGGATCAGCttgggagccgcgctcggaggaaaagacttttgtacgaacttcttgGAGTCCAGGCCCTTCAATATTGGCGGCGCTCCTAGGATTTGATCAACCCTGAAATTGTAGGTTTCTACCTTCTTATcgtttgcctcgattttcttctcccctaaCTCTATCAGTTTTGTTATTTCCTTGAGCATCTTCATGATTACCGGGTTGGTCCCCAACTCCTTCTCATTCGATCTCTCTGAGACCGGTTCATCTCGGTGAACAACTTAccgggatggttcgggctcaaTCCTACTTGGAAGGCGGCTCTGGTTTTGGAGTTGGGCTATCGCCGCATGTTGAGCCTATAACATTTCAAAGATTACCCGCAAGTTGATTCCACCATCTTCACCACCGTGTGTGCTTTATGCAACCGATCGAACATCCCTACGGACGTCGTCCTCAGGATCAGTGGGCAAATTTGcgttgatggccacatgcgagcTAACGTCGATTGGGTCTGCTGCCGGGACTCCGCCGAGGTCCACTGGGGGCACATCATTTCTGGGTGCTACGTTGTCGTTTTCTCCATGGTGGTTAGACTCATTGTCAACAAGTAtgggtgctgattgagagtttgacatttttagttttaacctgaaatcagagacacttcaaagaacaagtataaaatagtgtgtgttatggaaatttgtatttaataaccactattatccttagccccacggtgggtgtcaaactgtttaccctcaaaatcggataataattaaatttgtatatGGTTCTAATGATACGTGGATTACGTTGACACAAAGCGATGGATTGAattacaattgaaataaatagtgataaaataaattcaaaccacacgaattgaacagtTACAACCTTGGGAGTTAAAACCACACGAATCCGTATCAGGACATAGATAAAATAATAGTTTAatgagaaaaataatatattccattggaatgcatgttacaatgtcTTTTACAAgtgatcagaccccctttatatagtagggaagtcctactttaggtacaattttataaaaggtaaaaatctcctgATTTACTGATTTGCgggttccttattgatacgtgtCGAGATTCCTGCCGCAAGATCCGACCGATTATGGATATTTTTGCCTTCTGTTATTTCAGCCTTCTGTGGGTTATGCTGATAACGTTACCTCGAGCTCGTTGGGAGTCAGGGTCGATTCCGGGATCACAGACTCAATATTCTCGATGACGGATATTCAAATCTCGGGTTCCGGCCTGGTGGGACCGTGGGTCGATCTTCGGTTCCTCATGTTCCGATCCCGATCTACCATGTTTTAGACGAGCCTCGTTTACACCGTATACAAATAGAGcatcatataaaataaaacatatcATTTATAAGAGAAAGAAGTTTAATACATGCATTGCGATGTCTAACGCATTATTTTCATTTACATATGGAGTCGAATGTAGCCATTTTTATGCTTCAATTGAATGCAAATTTTGTAACAAAATAGAGAGAAACTTCATGCATGTGTTGTCATCGATTGAGTAATCGCAACATGTCCACCTCCTGTAGCAACTCCTACTGTCGTCGAGAAACCGACGATAGCTAATTCATCAATTATATATTTTAACAAATAGAGAGATAATTAACAATTATTAAATTATAAATCATTCCACAACAtaattgtatacggttaaaaccggtcTCATCTATTGCTTGACAGATCAGGACTGAAACGTGATGGTTTGAAGATCAACCCCGAATTATATCGAACTAAGGTACAAAGTTAGAGAGTGCGTCTTCAAGATCATCGAGACCGTAGCTCCGAAATCGACCCCAACTCTGATCAAGCTCAAGGAAATATTATCGGACCGAATAacggaaggccgaaatatccgtaaccgaTCGGATATcatggcgggaatctcggcacttATCAACGAGAGACCGACTATTTAGAAAATCATGAGATTTCTTACCTTTTGTAGAATTGTATCTAAAGtaagactcccctactatataaagagggtctgATTATTTGTAATAGACATTGTAACATGCATCCAAAAGCAATACACTATTATTTCTAGTTCTTATTATCTCGTTATCATGTTCTGACATCGATTGAGGCACGTTTTGACTCAAGGGTGCCAACCTTCAAGGCCAACACtattcaacttgtgtggttttcATTCACTTTTCTGTCATTGAACTTAATATTAATCTGCTTTCTCAATTTGTGCCAAATTATATCTCGTATCCTTAAAACctcgtataaatttaattgttatccgattttgagggtaaacagtttggcgcccaccgtggggctaaggataatagtggttatttgatacaaattgccataacacacactatttttcacttgttctttgaagtgtctttgatttcaggcttaagctcaaaatgtcaaactcacAATTAGCACCTCTACCTACTGACGATGAGTCTGGTCACCATGGTGAAAACAATAACATAGCGCCTGGTAACGAGGTATCGCCCGTTTATCCCGTTGAAATTCCAATTGCGAACCCGTTGGACGCTAATTCACACGTGGCTATCGACACAAGCCTCCCTACTAACCCCGAGAATAGCATCTGTGGTGGAGCCTGGTCAAAAGCATAGAATACTCAAAATAATGAAGGAAACGTGGTCAATATACGGATGCTCGGTGATGCcttttgctcgaacctgagcagcctcagcatttGCCTTGTAAACAGCCACCATCTCATCAGTATTGGACTTAGTTACTTTGGCCTCCGACTTGGCCGCTTCAAGCTCTGTGGCCAGACTTTCTCGATCAGAGATGGCCGAATTCAACTGGGACTGGagctcctcgatcttcttggAATGCGCCAAGGACTTTTCTTTTATACATCAGAGATGGACTTCAGCAGACACCAGTTGGGCTcgggcagtctccttttctgaggccaagcggtccatgttctttttccattcttcggcctcagTCTTTACCGCATCTACCTCTTCTCGGAGCTGCCCGATCTTatcgatcttctgttggacctgcagGTTCGGTCAATTAGTCACCATGTTCGAttcatcatcactaacttcaaaaatTCTTCTTACCTGCTCAACCAGGTTGGCATGCTCTTTCTGAGCCACCTTTAACTCAGCCCGGAGGCCCTTAGCCTCCCCTTCTCTTTGctcactgagaagtttgtaagCATTTTTTTTCTCAGTGAGCCCTCGAATCTCAGCCTCGTACTGGTTCAGCTCTTCCCAGTATCGGAGGAACATCTCATGGTAGATTACCGAACCCAACAAACACAGAGAGAGGAGTTACAATCATCTACAAAATAATCTAAGTACACACTAGAAAATGTTAAGAGGTATATGAGGTTACCCGATTTAATGCCTGTTGGGCTTCGTTGAACAAACGAGGCACTTCCACCTAGTTCATCTTGGCGTGATCATCCTCGGTCACCAAGCACCGAAGGTAACCTTCCACTTCTACGAGGGTAGAGAGAACCCGGACATCTTCCGAAATGGACATAACGATTGACCGCTTTCGGTCAGGATTCAAACTCGAGGCTGGGAACCGGTTGACTAATTTTGGGCTCGAGACAGGTCCACTCGATGGAATCTTCTTCGGCACTGG from Nicotiana tomentosiformis chromosome 11, ASM39032v3, whole genome shotgun sequence encodes:
- the LOC138901725 gene encoding uncharacterized protein, whose protein sequence is MIISGVDVPQGLMLKRTKVSITREKWTHDYILEGTLSFNDEDVEGIVHPHNNALVISVLINKSRVKRVLIDPGSLANIIRSRVIEQLGLQDQIVLAVRVLNGFNMACETTKGEITLPVNAVRAIEEAKFYVIKGDMRYNALFGRQWIHNMRAVPLTLYQVLKFPMP